The Helianthus annuus cultivar XRQ/B chromosome 16, HanXRQr2.0-SUNRISE, whole genome shotgun sequence genome includes a window with the following:
- the LOC110915739 gene encoding signal peptidase complex catalytic subunit SEC11C isoform X3 — translation MGFIGDQIDSLKSLKVRQALEQVITLGMIVSSALIIWKFLMCVTGSESPVVVVLSESMEPAFQRVHERNDTKDIDVLTKGDNNDQDDRVLYAPGQQWLQHQHIMGRAVGFLPYVGYVTIIMTENPIIKYALIGALGLLAITSKD, via the exons ATGGGTTTCATCGGAGATCAGATCGATTCTTTGAAGTCGCTAAAAGTCAGACAAGCCTTAGAGCAAGTCATCACTCTCG GTATGATTGTTTCATCTGCATTGATTATATGGAAGTTTCTGATGTGTGTTACGGGTAGCGAGTCACCGGTCGTTGTGGTTCTTTCTGAAAGCATGGAACCTGCATTTCAGAGG GTCCATGAACGAAACGATACAAAAGATATTGATGTCCTTACAAAAG GGGATAATAATGATCAGGATGACCGAGTTCTATATGCGCCAGGTCAGCAGTGGCTTCAACATCAGCATATCATGGGTAGAGCCGTGGG GTTTTTACCTTATGTTGGCTATGTTACAATCATCATGACCGAAAATCCTATCATAAAG TACGCTCTTATTGGTGCTTTGGGTTTACTCGCGATTACATCCAAAGATTGA
- the LOC110915739 gene encoding signal peptidase complex catalytic subunit SEC11C isoform X1 has product MGFIGDQIDSLKSLKVRQALEQVITLGMIVSSALIIWKFLMCVTGSESPVVVVLSESMEPAFQRGDILFLRMGEDPIRAGEIVVFNIDRREIPIVHRVIKVHERNDTKDIDVLTKGDNNDQDDRVLYAPGQQWLQHQHIMGRAVGFLPYVGYVTIIMTENPIIKYALIGALGLLAITSKD; this is encoded by the exons ATGGGTTTCATCGGAGATCAGATCGATTCTTTGAAGTCGCTAAAAGTCAGACAAGCCTTAGAGCAAGTCATCACTCTCG GTATGATTGTTTCATCTGCATTGATTATATGGAAGTTTCTGATGTGTGTTACGGGTAGCGAGTCACCGGTCGTTGTGGTTCTTTCTGAAAGCATGGAACCTGCATTTCAGAGG GGAGATATTTTGTTCTTACGAATGGGTGAAGATCCTATTCGAGCCGGTGAAATTGTGGTGTTTAATATTGAC CGCCGTGAGATTCCTATCGTCCATCGTGTAATCAAG GTCCATGAACGAAACGATACAAAAGATATTGATGTCCTTACAAAAG GGGATAATAATGATCAGGATGACCGAGTTCTATATGCGCCAGGTCAGCAGTGGCTTCAACATCAGCATATCATGGGTAGAGCCGTGGG GTTTTTACCTTATGTTGGCTATGTTACAATCATCATGACCGAAAATCCTATCATAAAG TACGCTCTTATTGGTGCTTTGGGTTTACTCGCGATTACATCCAAAGATTGA
- the LOC110915739 gene encoding signal peptidase complex catalytic subunit SEC11C isoform X2: MGFIGDQIDSLKSLKVRQALEQVITLGMIVSSALIIWKFLMCVTGSESPVVVVLSESMEPAFQRGDILFLRMGEDPIRAGEIVVFNIDRREIPIVHRVIKVHERNDTKDIDVLTKGDNNDQDDRVLYAPGQQWLQHQHIMGRAVGFLPYVGYVTIIMTENPIIKYALIGALGLLAITSKD; the protein is encoded by the exons ATGGGTTTCATCGGAGATCAGATCGATTCTTTGAAGTCGCTAAAAGTCAGACAAGCCTTAGAGCAAGTCATCACTCTCG GTATGATTGTTTCATCTGCATTGATTATATGGAAGTTTCTGATGTGTGTTACGGGTAGCGAGTCACCGGTCGTTGTGGTTCTTTCTGAAAGCATGGAACCTGCATTTCAGAGG GGAGATATTTTGTTCTTACGAATGGGTGAAGATCCTATTCGAGCCGGTGAAATTGTGGTGTTTAATATTGAC CGCCGTGAGATTCCTATCGTCCATCGTGTAATCAAG GTCCATGAACGAAATGATACAAAAGATATTGATGTCCTTACAAAAG GGGATAATAATGATCAGGATGACCGAGTTCTATATGCGCCAGGTCAGCAGTGGCTTCAACATCAGCATATCATGGGTAGAGCCGTGGG GTTTTTACCTTACGTTGGCTATGTTACAATCATCATGACCGAAAATCCTATCATAAAG TACGCTCTTATTGGTGCTTTGGGTTTACTCGCGATTACATCCAAAGATTGA